A genomic region of Stegostoma tigrinum isolate sSteTig4 chromosome 13, sSteTig4.hap1, whole genome shotgun sequence contains the following coding sequences:
- the LOC132210467 gene encoding uncharacterized protein LOC132210467 gives MVLEINLKMEDEKPFYIEVTSVKGVSLTTGSEIQSHIQHDKSSSTDLPDTAVELITIAPVSMQSVTDQENDNVSLCPVPEIKINIDRTQVKVLSFSDNSNNVKFNCANDCPTSCNKRNGDFENILRTFSPDDNIIEIIAGETMDGKNSNQSNLSGQNPEMTQELTDTKESQCSRNCRSCCTTFICSLVSVGLVFLSPIIVTGYFLYELFSCVSKCKDPCPT, from the coding sequence ATGGTATTGGAAATAAACCTGAAAATGGAGGATGAGAAACCTTTCTATATTGAAGTGACTTCGGTGAAAGGAGTGAGTTTAACCACTGGGAGTGAAATACAATCTCATATTCAACATGATAAATCCAGTTCAACAGACCTGCCAGATACTGCAGTTGAACTCATAACTATTGCTCCAGTTTCTATGCAGAGTGTAACAGATCAAGAGAATGATAATGTATCTTTGTGCCCTGTACCTGAGATTAAAATCAATATTGATAGGACTCAAGTTAAAGTTCTATCCTTCTCAGACAACAGCAATAATGTCAAATTTAACTGTGCCAATGACTGTCCAACAAGTTGCAACAAgagaaatggtgactttgagaatATCTTGAGGACATTCTCTCCAGATGATAACATCATTGAAATAATTGCAGGAGAAACAATGGATGGTAAAAACAGCAACCAGTCCAATCTATCAGGGCAAAACCCCGAAATGACACAGGAACTGACTGATACCAAGGAGTCCCAATGCTCCAGAAACTGTAGAAGTTGCTGTACAACATTCATCTGTAGCCTTGTTTCTGTGGGTTTGGTGTTCCTTTCACCGATAATAGTCACTGGATATTTTTTATATGAACTTTTCAGCTGTGTATCTAAGTGTAAGGACCCCTGTCCTACTTAA